A stretch of Porites lutea chromosome 5, jaPorLute2.1, whole genome shotgun sequence DNA encodes these proteins:
- the LOC140936598 gene encoding uncharacterized protein — protein MKFLPLKYRENQSDWYGKRGISWHISVIARKMRGLLESQSFVHIVENTSQDSSVVVRIIEHTLRSLKEENPRINRAFLRQDNAGCYHSSAVIASCTLMKANTGIDVCRVDFSDPQGGKGACDRKAATIKAHVRRYVNEGHDVQNAEQLQTAILSNGGVTGVRVTVVNAAVSACELPQVKLDGISTLNNFEYCKDKLTVWRAFNVGNGREISQTKVQVADVLQSCKFTCRFSPGDFVKASKEASKKPRPNETMAVEETKDASVLFSCPNEGCIKVYERYSSLERHMSFGKCELIPEKETLLDRAKLTYHAILQARVARSVASSNRPQDDIGIAKVFEGRETEKKHGVSLPEGWALKTAKKSSRFNESQRKYLEEKFELGQQTGHKQNPEKVARDMRFAKKTDGSRLFSSDEFLTSQQIQSFFSRLSCKLRHAVEVSDSDLQASQDEQEFCDTHQAVLEEVQLEHPIAYDNLNLCELTKKGNMKTLSIAMLKNICEYFDICTEEFNPRRKAEYLAALGDLVKGCGCNA, from the exons ATGAAGTTTTTACCGCTCAAATATAGAGAAAACCAATCAGATTGGTACGGGAAACGAGGAATATCGTGGCATATAAGTGTCATCGCAAGAAAAATGAGAGGGCTTTTAGAAAGTCAGTCCTTCGTCCACATAGTTGAGAATACATCACAAGACAGCTCAGTTGTAGTGCGAATTATTGAGCACACCTTAAGGTCGCTGAAAGAGGAGAATCCTAGAATCAACAGAGCATTTCTACGGCAAGATAACGCGGGATGTTATCACAGTTCTGCTGTAATAGCATCATGCACCCTAATGAAGGCAAACACTGGGATAGACGTTTGCAGAGTAGATTTCAGTGACCCTCAAGGAGGCAAGGGGGCTTGTGACCGAAAAGCCGCGACTATCAAGGCCCATGTCCGCAGGTATGTAAATGAGGGCCACGACGTGCAAAATGCTGAACAGCTTCAAACAGCTATCCTGTCTAATGGAGGTGTCACCGGGGTTCGCGTTACTGTTGTTAATGCTGCCGTTTCCGCCTGTGAACTGCCTCAAGTAAAACTCGATGGTATCAGCACATTAAACAACTTTGAGTACTGCAAAGACAAGTTGACAGTTTGGAGAGCTTTCAACGTCGGAAATGGAAGGGAGATCAGCCAAACGAAAgttcaag TTGCTGATGTCTTACAAAGCTGCAAATTTACTTGCCGATTTTCCCCTGGTGACTTTGTAAAAGCATCCAAGGAAGCCTCAAAGAAACCAAGACCCAATGAAACGATGGCAGTAGAAGAAACGAAAGACGCTTCTGTCTTGTTCTCCTGCCCAAATGAAGGTTGCATCAAGGTATACGAGAGATACTCGAGTCTCGAAAGGCATATGTCGTTTGGCAAATGCGAGTTGATTCCGGAGAAAGAGACTTTGCTGGACAGGGCTAAATTAACGTACCACGCTATCCTtcaggcccgggttgctcgaagcgtg gcttcgagcaaccggccccaggACGATATTGGCATTGCAAAAGTATTTGAAGGAAGGGAAACGGAGAAGAAGCACGGTGTCAGTTTACCTGAAGGTTGGGCATTGAAAACTGCAAAGAAGTCGTCACGGTTTAACGAATCACAAAGAAAGTACCTGGAGGAAAAATTTGAGCTTGGACAGCAAACAGGCCACAAACAAAACCCTGAGAAAGTGGCGAGAGATATGCGTTTTGCGAAAAAAACAGATGGTTCGAGGCTGTTCTCGAGTGATGAGTTTCTTACCTCGCAGCAGATACAGTCTTTCTTTTCAAGATTATCGTGCAAGTTGCGTCACGCTGTAGAGGTTAGCGACTCAGATTTACAAGCTTCTCAGGATGAACAAGAGTTTTGCGACACCCACCAGGCTGTGTTAGAGGAAGTACAGCTAGAACATCCCATCGCTTATGACAACCTAAACCTTTGCGAATTGACCAAGAAAGGTAACATGAAAACACTCAGCATTGCAATGCTGAAGAACATATGCGAGTATTTTGATATCTGCACGGAAGAATTTAACCCAAGGCGCAAGGCAGAGTACCTTGCCGCGTTAGGGGATCTAGTAAAAGGGTGCGGCTGTAACGCCTAA
- the LOC140937449 gene encoding uncharacterized protein, with translation MHQLTLRDEYSHPQLDESGHYSEIDTSLYQTDSQASSSSESSNGDDPQISSQVTRRSLLNDFLRSCNVHTVGSYKKRWEAASERTRASHVSKAKSVIVSGLNVIAPGDAGYLWEAVKKSGSVEKVLGIGERQEDRKYLKALAESYQNASTWETRRQILSIMADLITFKRILNYIPRITKYRFKMARQHSLQYGRGALPARAKSPRMRVENKQLDHFLTYITSPHVIQDLPFGQRYLRLSSGKILETPNVIRAMIPNRLVKQYQAYCEETNFTPFSPTTMLRVLSACGATVRKSLQGLDYIASDGAKGFEALCGIVDQLKERGLDRETAKKWEVSLREGKQYLKADYKVHVSESSSVADHCSGYALSDSKDDELRSQCSHNHDIQCSQCESLSNVLFSI, from the exons ATGCACCAGCTGACCTTAAGAGACGAATACTCTCATCCACAGCTTGACGAATCAGGACACTACTCCGAGATCGACACTAGCCTGTATCAAACGGACTCTCAAGCGAGCAGCAGCAGCGAGAGTTCTAACGGCGATGATCCACAAATTAGTAGTCAAGTAACAAGACGTTCTCTGTTGAACGATTTCTTACGTTCATGTAACGTTCATACAGTCGGGTCATACAAAAAGCGATGGGAGGCAGCCAGCGAACGTACTAGAGCAAGCCATGTGTCAAAGGCGAAGTCAGTTATTGTTTCTGGCCTTAACGTTATTGCTCCAGGAGACGCAGGCTACCTCTGGGAGGCCGTGAAAAAATCTGGCTCAGTCGAGAAGGTACTTGGCATCGGTGAACGACAAGAAGACCGAAAATATCTAAAGGCACTGGCGGAGTCTTACCAAAACGCATCTACCTGGGAAACAAGGCGTCAGATATTATCAATCATGGCAGACCTGATAACGTTTAAGCGTATCCTAAACTACATTCCACGGATCACCAAATACCGGTTCAAAATGGCAAGACAGCACTCTCTTCAATATGGGCGGGGTGCCTTGCCAGCCCGAGCAAAAAGTCCTAGGATGAGAGTAGAAAATAAACAGTTGGATCACTTTTTGACTTACATAACTAGCCCGCACGTGATCCAGGATCTTCCTTTTGGGCAGCGATATCTCCGCCTATCTTCTGGAAAGATACTAGAAACCCCAAATGTCATTAGGGCGATGATCCCTAACAGGCTAGTAAAGCAGTACCAGGCTTATTGCGAGGAGACGAATTTCACTCCATTCAGCCCGACAACGATGTTAAGAGTCCTGTCTGCCTGCGGGGCGACCGTAAGGAAGTCCTTGCAAGGGCTCGACTACATTGCTTCGGATGGCGCGAAAGGGTTTGAAGCTTTGTGTGGAATAGTGGACCAACTTAAAGAGAGAGGTCTGGACAGAGAGACTGCCAAAAAATGGGAAGTGTCTCTGAGGGAAGGCAAGCAGTATCTGAAGGCTGATTATAAG GTTCATGTATCTGAGTCCTCCTCGGTTGCAGACCATTGCAGCGGATACGCTCTCAGCGATAGTAAGGACGATGAACTAAGATCCCAATGCTCTCATAATCATGACATTCAGTGTTCACAGTGTGAAAGTCTCAGTAAtgttcttttttcaatttaa